The sequence below is a genomic window from Chaetodon auriga isolate fChaAug3 chromosome 8, fChaAug3.hap1, whole genome shotgun sequence.
TCATCTTGTGGTGCAGGTGAAGTTGGTGCGTCTGGTGGGCATCATGCTGATCTTCTTTGTGAAGAAGGAGCATGCAGAGTTCATCTCAGATGTGGAGGCTGAGACTGTGGGCACTGGCATCATGGGACGGATGGTAAGGAGTGATTCTACGGGTCTCATTCTTTCATGCACACATCCTCGTGTAGGTTTACTGGTGTACTGCAGGTTATAAACAGCACCGAGCTGTTGAGCAGTCGTGACCGGAGCTGATGCTGCCCTTTCCTGTGTCGACAGGGCGTGTATATCACACAGTGTCACTCATATCCATCTTCTTCCTATTTTTGCTGACATAGCAAAACATTAAACTACTTTCCTTCCCTTTTCTGATTTACTCTCCTTTATCTTGCATTGCCAGAGATGCACCAAAATGTTAATTATGACACACAAATGTTGAGTTAGCATCAAAAGTGCTGTACACATCAGCGAtagatgaaaatgaacatttcgggacataaaaacatttggGCTCCTACAATGACGCCGTTGTTTCATTGACATAAAGGCAAATAGCAGTAAAGAAGGCAACGTTATGCACAAAGGTTTTGTTGTGATGGTGTCTTGTTTTTCCTTCGGACTGCTCTTCATTTTGGAGCTCATTCATCCATGAAGCACTCGATCCAGCAGCTCCAACTTGACTCCTCATGCACTGTTGCAGAATGGGTTACTCTTGTCTCGTATGTGGCTGTGCGTACTTAGCAGTCGCTGCAGTTTAGAGCAGATGGCTGGCTGGTGACCAGTGGGGGCCTTTGTAAGGCtgctccatcctccatcctcccgcAGAAATCAGAAACACGTCACAGTGTTTGCCCAGTATCAGGTTACTGTCAAGCAACGAAGCATAACTGCATGCTGTGTAAAATGGCTGTAactgtcatttctctctctctccctctttatttcttcatttcaatCGCTCATTGATTCGCAGGGAAACAAGGGTGCTGTGGCAATCCGTTTTCGCTTCCACAACTCTGACATCTGCGTGGTCAACTCTCACCTTGCTGCTCACATTGAAGAATACGAGAGACGTAATCAAGATTACAAGGACATTTGCAGTCGTCTCCAGTTTCGCCAGCTTGATCCTACCCAGCCTGCGCTCACTATCATGAAGCATGAGTACGAAACCACTGAAACGCTGTAGAGTTAGAGTGGCTTCAttctttagaaacatttaacataGTCATTATGGCACTACATTGAGGGCGGACTAAGAATTTATCATTCAAACTAGCTTTATGctgccattttttattttatatccaGACGTTTGTATCCATGTTTAGGATTCAAACGTTGTGTTTGTAGTAGCTGAATAAGATATATATTGATGTTGAAGATACGTATTGCTAATTCTTATCCCGTATCTAACTGTGCTCCCTCACCAGTGTGATTTTATGGATTGGAGACCTCAACTATAGAATCAGCGACCTTGATGTCGACAGTGTGAAGGAGCTGATCAGCAAGAAGGATTTTGAAACGCTGCACAATTATGATCAGGTAATTTTAACAATGGTctcctgtttctgcagcttcaGTCGTCTTAACTCATCGTTCGTGCTATGAGTGATGGTGTTAACCAGCTGCGTTTGGTCCTCAGCTCAAGAGGCAGATCGATGAAGAGGCTGTGTTTGCTGGCTTTGTGGAGGGAGAGATTGATTTCCAGCCCACCTATAAATATGATGCTGGCTCTGACAAATGGGATACGAGGTAACCTCATACCAAGGCCTGAGTGCAAATAGCAGAATGCAACATATTTAGTGAGATCATTCTTTAAAGATAAGGAAATGGTCACAGAGTTTGGATAATCGCAGAATGAAATGTGAAGTACTCCAACAATGGAACCGCTCGAGTTGTTTCCTATTTatagcacacacagagcaattcAGCTCATCCCAGAAATGTGAAAACTCTTCATTGTGTAACcgttcattgtttgtttgttcaggcTTTCTAGTCTAACAGCCTTTGACTGGGAAAAACATCTTAGAACATGTTCTACATTAAAACCACTTTAGAAAGAGCTGCTGTGAATCACAAAACTGCACCATACTTTAATTTGCACTGGTGGCCTTGATGAATGACTTTAGCCACCCAGTCTTCACACTGTAATTAACGTTATCAATAAACATGGCTCACAGTTAATGTGGCCCTAAATTGCAGGAGCAGCGTTGTGTGATATTTTCTGCTCTTACACCTCTTTCTAAGAGAATTACTCAACAGAGATCATATCATTAACTTTGAAGTATGTACAAATACACTGTAATACCGATGTAATTTTTGCCTTATTTATGTTGATAGTTTTTCAGTAATGTATGTGATACACGTATTTGAGCATGAACATCTGTTCTCTTTTCTGTATTTAGTGAAAAGTGTCGAGTGCCTGCGTGGTGTGACCGTATCCTGTGGAGAGGGAAGAACATCAAGCAACAGCATTATCAGAGTCACATGGCTCTGAAGACCAGCGACCACAAACCAGTCAGTTCCCTGCTTTCTACTGGGGTAAATGATTCAGCTTTTTAACTCAtctcattttaaatattgttcCTTTTGgtttctgttcttttaaaaacagaagccgTGGCCCTCCTTTTGGAACTCATGCGTACGGTATATTTGAAAAGTAAGGCAGCGGAGGAGAGTGCAGGGCTGGGACAGTGGCTGTGAAATTAAGCATTGACTTCCATGAGTTAAGCAAGTTAAGCTtgtttcactctgctgctgtttttccgGGCTCTGTCAgctaaaatgaaagaaactttggtgtttgtgtttcattttttggtGCCAAATTATATTTTAGATGCCAAAATTTGCAGTCACTATTCTCTCTCATAGAAGAGATGATAAATCAGTGGAACGTGCATTGAGATTCAGCTTGAATTGCTCAATTCCCGCTAACAGGCccttatttttttgtgtagGCTGCATCACGTATCTATTCCAGTATTGTTTAAGGGTTAGATAACACAGATGTCTATCCTGCGTTGTCTTCTTTCTTGTCTGGTCCTACAGATCAAGAGAGTAAACAGTGATGCCTATAAGAAGACCTTTGAAGAGATTGTACGCAATATAGACAAAATGGAGAATGAATGTATTCCATCTGTAACCTTGGACAAGCGAGAGGTAAAGACTTCTAATCTACAATAAATGGCCTTCTCATTGTTTTCCTTTGAACTCAGTAAGTAAACCACCACTAATGAAACTGTGTATTGATTTCAGGCTGCGAGCCTAATGCAGGATTTAAAGGATACATTTCAAACACGAAACATAGGAGATTTTTTCCATCCTGCCTCATGAATCTAACCCCCTTCTTTCAGTTCCACTTTAAGGATGTGAGATACATGCAGCACCAGGCAGAGAAACTGAGCCTCTTCAATGACGGGCAGGTCCCGTGTCAGTTTGAGTTTATCCAGAAGCCCAATGAGCCCACGTACTGCAAGCCCTGGCTCACAGCCAACCCTCCCAAAGGCTTCATAGCTCAGGGTGAGTAGCACATGAAGTCAGAGATTCATCCTGGAGTCACAGATTTCATTGTATTAAAGCACTGTTGTCCTGCCTTTTCGGTTTTTAAAAATTGCTTAGTAAACCATGAGCTGTGAGGCCAGATCTCTTTGATGTCGACTTACAGTTAGGCTTTTCAACACAGATTAGAGATGTCATGGTGCTTTACAAAGCCCCAAAAGTACTACCTCAGTAAGTGCGTGTAGTGACCCAAGCACATTATAACAATTCACTGTGGAAGCAGGCATCAGTTGAATTATGACAGCTCAGCCACAGCCTCGCTTTGAATGTGCATCTCTCTCAACATCTAGGTGGTAAGGTGGACATTGAGCTGGAAGTTTTTGTAAACCGCTCAACAGCACCTGATCTTAACTTTGGAAAGGAGCAGATCGAAGACATCCTGGTGCTCCACCTGGAGCGTGGCAAGGACTACTTCATTTCTGTGACAGGAAACTACCTGCCCAGCTGCTACGGCACCTCCATCCATTCATTGTGTCAGATGAGAGAGCCCATCCAGGATATGCCACAGGAGACCCTCCGTGAACTGGTGAGTGCTTCCGTGTGCAGAGGCAGCGTCGGTGTCCTTGACGTACCACCTCTGTGCTCAGAGTTTCTCATAGGCCACTgcatagtgttttttttttttaagctttgcaGATTTGGAGTAATATACTGAGTCCATTTTGAGTAAACTGcttctttttgttgtgtttgttctcaAAATCAGGCGGAGATGTCTGGAAACGAGaatgcagcaaacactgaaaagcCTCTAGACATTCCTAAAGAGCTCTGGATGATGGTGGATCACTTGTTCCGTAATGCCATCAAACAggtcagaaaatgtgttttcttgtttgtgatTTCATATCCTTGAAGTGGAGTATGTAACTTTTTGCCTCCGTCTTCTTTCTGATAAGGACAAATAAGCTGCTGCACGCCACAAGAAGTTAGCAGGCAGTAGTTGTGTCTGTCAGCCAAGTAGCTTTGTAGGCCCTTTGCATTGATTCAGTGGAGGGAATTAATCTTCATTTTTAAAAGCCTTGATTCAGGTAATTTATACACAGGattgtgcttttaatttgaattaaatCAAAGTCCACTGCAGCTCCAATATGCCTCAAACCAAAAGAGCATTTGCTTTAGGCCAAGTGTGATCCCCTTCGTAATTTACTGTCACTTCGTGTCttaataaatgtgcttttaagGACGCAAagatttcatatttattgtCCTCTACTTGCAGGAAGACATATTTCAGCAACCTGGGCTCCGGAGTGAATTTGCAGACATAAGAGATTGCCTTGACACTGGCATGCCAGATTCTCTCCGTATCCTTCACAACTATTGCCATCATGATCAGCAGTGGAAAAAATTATTGTTAATCTTTATAGAATATTTAAAAAGGAAAGCTGTGTAGTCCAtacgtattttttttttattttgacattgcACTCCAGTACAGTGGGGAGGAAATAAAACAGCGATCTGACTTTCAGCTTGAAGGCTTTTTGTAGTCACCTACATCCACGTTGGACCCTTTTGAGGCAACGCAACAGAAATGTCACTTTCCAACGACCACACTGTTTTTCTGTATAAACTGTCCACTCTATTTGATCCTTGTCTTGCACCAACtacatttcaaaacatgcaGATTCTGCTCAAGTATTATGTCCTTGACTCTGTATTGACTTGCAGCGGGCAGTAACCACTCAGTGGCAGAAGCCTTGCTGCTCTTCCTAGATGCCCTCCCAGAGCCTGTGGTTCCCTTCTCCTTTTACCAGCAGTGCCTAGAAAACTGCTCCAATGCCAGTCAGTGTGAGAAAGTGAGTGAGACAGCCCACAGTTCATCGTTGATCACCATTCATTTATTCCTAGATGTGTtcagttgctgctgtttttgatgGAATGTTAATTTCTTTTCGCTCCAGGTAATTTCCATGCTACCTCAGTGCCATCAGAATGTGTTCAACTATTTAACGGCCTTTCTCCGCGAGCTGTTGAAGAATTCTGCTAGCAATCGTTTAGATGTCAATATCTTGGGTAAGCAAAGGAGGCGGGTTGCACTgcagtttctttcatttgtgaatgtgtgttatttGCTGTTGCCCTGTGCTTTAGTCGGAATGTTGAGGAAGTGAAGATAAACTAACGGataaagcaaaagaaaatggaaattgaATGAAAATCATGTTTCTTGTTCTGTGTATGACTCCAGGCTTGTTTGCACTTTGTATCTGTTCTATACAACAGTCAGTTTCTGTAGAAGAGCTTGACCAAACTTACCCtgtgtaaataaatgaaagaaattgtGGTAACATCCATATATGATGATTTATTTAAAGTTGCTTCTCATCTTGTTTGTCACATTTGGTTTAAACATGCAAAAGAATTGACTTGTTAATAAAGAGTaccacaaacaaaagaaacccTATGTTCTATTATGCGATGTGAATAATTTCTTGTCTTTCTGCATAGCCACCATTTTTGCCTCCCTGCTCCTGAGGTCACCTACGAAGCAGGATCTTGCAGAAAAGAGGAAGACTCAGGAGTTCTTTCAGCACTTCCTGAACCAAGGGTCTGCCTAGATGGAGAACTTGAAGCTGAACCTGAACACTAAAAACTGTACAGTCCAGTATTTGAAATAAACTGTAATAATTTCTTATATTCTTAGTTTTCTCTTTGTATAGATATAGAGTATAATTACTGTCAAGGACAGTTCTTATTTGATATTAGGTTGTGTCAAAGCAATGTTTGTCATCTGTTGATACACAACATTTATTGTATATCATGAAGCATCTGTAGAGATAACAATTTTTAatgtatgtatattttatttaaaaaaattatttgtattttgatGTTTCTGATCTCAACAGCATATTGTTTTTCTATATAAAATTCTTGGAAACAAGGTGTGTGTCACTGTTGATTTTTATTCTCAAGCCTTGTTGCCAATCACAAGCAAAGAAATTCACACTGACACGTTTAGTTTTGTCaaaatgagtgtgtgaaagAATATTCTTCCCTACACTCAGCGTATTGAATCGCATTTTCCACATAAGGAGTTAAAGTTGAATCTTTGGGAAAATAACGTTTCATGTTTTAATTCAGCACTAAGAGCAATATTTAATTTCCCATAATTCATCACGAATGGCTGTGAGTCTGTGACGTTGTGTAGTATCCTAGGGAGGGGATAGAAAGAAAGTGCTAATCATCCAAAGCATAGGAATAAGGCTTAAAATTGAACACAggtaaatatattttaatgtcatttactTTTAGTCGATGGTCTTAAGCGTCAGCATGTCAGTTTATCACTTGGTAATGTGAAACTTGTTATCCTTGCAGGGGAGGATAGGTTATGTCAATTGTCGACAGTAAACAGGCTAACGTTAGTAGCTAGCTCTCTGGCTTTGCTATGAGCTAAAATGCTACTAGCTAGCAAAGCTATGCATGTGTAGAGAAATGAGTGATAGTTGACTTCGCTAGCGTATAGCTAGCTGCCTAACGTTCATTTAGCTGTGGCTCTCGTAAGATGAGGCCAAAAATGGTTACTGGCTGTCAGTTATGTTGACTCTGCAATCAGGTCACGTGAAGTTAAGAAGTGGTAACAACCACAtatttgttgtttaaaataaacaaagtaaCGTCACGGTTTGATATCGGTTAATAGCAGCCAGCTAGCGACATGTCTCTCAGGCTAGTAACGATGTGACCAGTGTGTATTCTGAAATAACGTCAGGTTGGTAGTCCCACACGTTGTAATATTACGGCTAAGTATTTCAGTATCATGACAGTAAGTTAGGTAATGGTTACTTCATTGTCAGTCCAGTCAAAGGAGTTAAACTTGGCTGTTATTGCGTGCCCATCAGGCCACTGTGTTTGTAAACCGCGCAGTATTGCATGCGTTAGCTAGCCATATCGAGCCTGGAAAAGTTAACTGGGAttgttgtgtgagtgtggtgtCTTTTATACACGTTACTCATAACGTTTTATAAGACCTTGCCCGAGGCATTTTAATCGATTGGAAATCACCAAACATCTAAGTTACGTTGACATGTATGTAGTTTAGCGGCTGCTGTCTCGTGACTTCTGTCATTGAAATCAGAAAGTTCTAGATGTCGGTGTGGTAACGTTTCCCTCAAAAAGGCTAATATGTCCTCTTAATGGTTGCTTTGCAAAGGAGTATTTAATTTTATaatattgaaaataattaaGTAGCTTCCCTTTGATCTGCACACGGAAGTCTGCTTTAGGAATGGACCCACGTATTTGCTTAAGCGTCCAAACCGCTCAGATAATTTGGGGCAGGTTATTTTCATGAATTGAAATTAATTTGGGGCCCATTCTGTGGAGATTGGGCAGGTTTGCTTACTGCTCAAATGGAAACTAAGCTAAACAGAAGCAACATTCAGGTGTCATACATCACATATTTGAAACAATCCACCCAGAAAACGTGAGGTCTGCCCCaactttctgttcatttacaTTGAAACTCAAATCTTCTCTGTATGGCACtgccttttattaaattcaggttttttttattttgatatcaAATCACATCTTGCATCAAACTCTGATTTTCACTTTAATTATCATTCTCATTTTTATGGGTTTTACTCAGTttttacctgtctgtctttgtgtgtctatTTGTGATACCATGTGTTTCGTTTATATCTGTCTTAATGCCTTTTTATGTCTTATGTAAAGGTCTTTGAATTGCATTGCAGTTGAAAACCTCTCTTGCCTTGAATTTCTTAACTACGCAGCTAATTGTAAGGACAAAAATaatttttctcatttattttctaGGCTGTAACGTTAGTGTCAGTGCGCAGTCCTCCTtgctgaggaaggagaggcaCCAGGGACCATGAGTGAGAATGGCCCTCAT
It includes:
- the inpp5b gene encoding type II inositol 1,4,5-trisphosphate 5-phosphatase isoform X2 → MDRLHDLAPAVVKRKSVRNGKDVCKSPTEVPKFEWIKKYHKAARGHEVVRQALAPLATTLTKINQHRRTEKSSDKKGTLEKEKGSNSGTQKSTAYSSPDSQGISSREDRDDLVRSSSHTPSNKAQILAMPQFGLRDNLIRCELLKNEDLYTYLQDFSVFLGTYNVNGQTPKESLRPWLSCTLNPPDMYCVGFQELDLSKEAFFFNDTPRELEWTKAVSEALHPDAKYALVKLVRLVGIMLIFFVKKEHAEFISDVEAETVGTGIMGRMGNKGAVAIRFRFHNSDICVVNSHLAAHIEEYERRNQDYKDICSRLQFRQLDPTQPALTIMKHDVILWIGDLNYRISDLDVDSVKELISKKDFETLHNYDQLKRQIDEEAVFAGFVEGEIDFQPTYKYDAGSDKWDTSEKCRVPAWCDRILWRGKNIKQQHYQSHMALKTSDHKPVSSLLSTGIKRVNSDAYKKTFEEIVRNIDKMENECIPSVTLDKREFHFKDVRYMQHQAEKLSLFNDGQVPCQFEFIQKPNEPTYCKPWLTANPPKGFIAQGGKVDIELEVFVNRSTAPDLNFGKEQIEDILVLHLERGKDYFISVTGNYLPSCYGTSIHSLCQMREPIQDMPQETLRELAEMSGNENAANTEKPLDIPKELWMMVDHLFRNAIKQEDIFQQPGLRSEFADIRDCLDTGMPDSLPGSNHSVAEALLLFLDALPEPVVPFSFYQQCLENCSNASQCEKVISMLPQCHQNVFNYLTAFLRELLKNSASNRLDVNILATIFASLLLRSPTKQDLAEKRKTQEFFQHFLNQGSA
- the inpp5b gene encoding type II inositol 1,4,5-trisphosphate 5-phosphatase isoform X1, giving the protein MDQSVAIQETLERGENCIIAVQCDVLLDKVTESRLLGLVESTKEHAIFIYTHRRMAITADDVSLEDIIPISLDFAVVEVSSPEELAVVGGDTRVRVSYQEEELELRLPFGSHSRLFLSEVNRAWSDVCKSPTEVPKFEWIKKYHKAARGHEVVRQALAPLATTLTKINQHRRTEKSSDKKGTLEKEKGSNSGTQKSTAYSSPDSQGISSREDRDDLVRSSSHTPSNKAQILAMPQFGLRDNLIRCELLKNEDLYTYLQDFSVFLGTYNVNGQTPKESLRPWLSCTLNPPDMYCVGFQELDLSKEAFFFNDTPRELEWTKAVSEALHPDAKYALVKLVRLVGIMLIFFVKKEHAEFISDVEAETVGTGIMGRMGNKGAVAIRFRFHNSDICVVNSHLAAHIEEYERRNQDYKDICSRLQFRQLDPTQPALTIMKHDVILWIGDLNYRISDLDVDSVKELISKKDFETLHNYDQLKRQIDEEAVFAGFVEGEIDFQPTYKYDAGSDKWDTSEKCRVPAWCDRILWRGKNIKQQHYQSHMALKTSDHKPVSSLLSTGIKRVNSDAYKKTFEEIVRNIDKMENECIPSVTLDKREFHFKDVRYMQHQAEKLSLFNDGQVPCQFEFIQKPNEPTYCKPWLTANPPKGFIAQGGKVDIELEVFVNRSTAPDLNFGKEQIEDILVLHLERGKDYFISVTGNYLPSCYGTSIHSLCQMREPIQDMPQETLRELAEMSGNENAANTEKPLDIPKELWMMVDHLFRNAIKQEDIFQQPGLRSEFADIRDCLDTGMPDSLPGSNHSVAEALLLFLDALPEPVVPFSFYQQCLENCSNASQCEKVISMLPQCHQNVFNYLTAFLRELLKNSASNRLDVNILATIFASLLLRSPTKQDLAEKRKTQEFFQHFLNQGSA
- the inpp5b gene encoding type II inositol 1,4,5-trisphosphate 5-phosphatase isoform X3; translated protein: MSGVMRDSEKSSDKKGTLEKEKGSNSGTQKSTAYSSPDSQGISSREDRDDLVRSSSHTPSNKAQILAMPQFGLRDNLIRCELLKNEDLYTYLQDFSVFLGTYNVNGQTPKESLRPWLSCTLNPPDMYCVGFQELDLSKEAFFFNDTPRELEWTKAVSEALHPDAKYALVKLVRLVGIMLIFFVKKEHAEFISDVEAETVGTGIMGRMGNKGAVAIRFRFHNSDICVVNSHLAAHIEEYERRNQDYKDICSRLQFRQLDPTQPALTIMKHDVILWIGDLNYRISDLDVDSVKELISKKDFETLHNYDQLKRQIDEEAVFAGFVEGEIDFQPTYKYDAGSDKWDTSEKCRVPAWCDRILWRGKNIKQQHYQSHMALKTSDHKPVSSLLSTGIKRVNSDAYKKTFEEIVRNIDKMENECIPSVTLDKREFHFKDVRYMQHQAEKLSLFNDGQVPCQFEFIQKPNEPTYCKPWLTANPPKGFIAQGGKVDIELEVFVNRSTAPDLNFGKEQIEDILVLHLERGKDYFISVTGNYLPSCYGTSIHSLCQMREPIQDMPQETLRELAEMSGNENAANTEKPLDIPKELWMMVDHLFRNAIKQEDIFQQPGLRSEFADIRDCLDTGMPDSLPGSNHSVAEALLLFLDALPEPVVPFSFYQQCLENCSNASQCEKVISMLPQCHQNVFNYLTAFLRELLKNSASNRLDVNILATIFASLLLRSPTKQDLAEKRKTQEFFQHFLNQGSA